The following are from one region of the Natrinema sp. HArc-T2 genome:
- a CDS encoding histidine kinase: MTLRSFIEDIGSPDRTIAVVNEDAAGPLEAMLTDAFDGQSISVDPDATVPSERQLAPEIATTLETGADTAVLLEDGTPVAASPMDELYDALLAINSDLFVTGARGVGEIEFPDVLSGLAETRLRLRGYPLAHKEKLLLIIVSRYIEQRAWAGGAGTLRSAFQHLSRLDDEIGTHDVYASLEATDVDIHVYGADSPATIDLDVTVHTGTAAEYRDGWFVVYNPDEHVDRSDASALEPAALVCLEVEPRVWDGFWTYDPDRVAAIDDYIAREL; encoded by the coding sequence GTGACTCTTCGATCGTTTATCGAGGACATCGGTTCACCCGACCGGACGATCGCAGTCGTCAACGAGGATGCAGCGGGACCACTCGAGGCGATGCTCACCGACGCGTTCGACGGCCAGTCGATCAGCGTCGACCCGGATGCGACCGTCCCGTCCGAGAGGCAACTCGCGCCCGAGATCGCCACGACGCTCGAGACGGGCGCGGATACCGCCGTCCTCCTCGAGGACGGGACGCCGGTCGCAGCCTCCCCAATGGACGAGTTGTACGACGCGCTCCTTGCGATCAACTCCGATCTGTTCGTCACTGGCGCACGCGGTGTCGGCGAGATCGAGTTTCCCGACGTGCTCTCGGGGCTTGCAGAAACCCGGCTCCGACTACGCGGCTATCCGCTCGCACACAAAGAGAAGCTCCTGTTGATCATCGTTTCCCGATATATCGAACAGCGGGCTTGGGCGGGCGGAGCCGGAACGCTACGATCAGCGTTTCAACACCTCTCGCGTCTCGACGACGAGATCGGCACCCACGACGTCTACGCAAGCCTCGAAGCAACCGATGTCGACATCCACGTCTACGGTGCCGATAGCCCGGCGACAATCGACCTCGATGTGACGGTCCACACCGGAACAGCCGCCGAGTACCGAGATGGCTGGTTCGTCGTCTACAACCCCGACGAGCACGTCGATCGTTCGGACGCGTCGGCTCTCGAGCCAGCGGCACTGGTCTGTCTCGAGGTCGAACCGCGTGTCTGGGATGGCTTCTGGACGTACGATCCCGATCGCGTCGCCGCGATAGACGACTACATCGCACGCGAACTGTAG
- the twy1 gene encoding 4-demethylwyosine synthase TYW1: MSDSAPSGADADDGGAAQVSSPDYHSENHTAAQTCGWTANALRGEGKCYKNIFYGIESHRCIQMTPVVRCNERCVFCWRDHNGHAYELDDVEWDDPEAVVDASIKLQKKLLSGFGGNEEVPREVFEQAMEPRHVAISLDGEPTLYPYLPELIEAFHDRDITTFLVSNGTRPEVLRECDPTQLYVSVDAPERHTFDQVVGAMEDDAWEKLLETMAVLAEKDETRTVIRTTLVDGENMHHPDWYAGFYQQADPDFIELKAYMHVGHSRGRLDRSSMPDHEDVIEFAEKVTEHMPEFDEVMGVPASRVALLSKTTDTWVPKLKKGSEFWNRDPVTGE, encoded by the coding sequence ATGAGCGATTCCGCACCCTCCGGGGCCGACGCCGACGATGGCGGAGCGGCACAGGTCTCGAGCCCGGACTACCACAGTGAGAACCACACGGCAGCCCAGACCTGCGGCTGGACGGCAAACGCCCTGCGCGGCGAGGGCAAGTGTTACAAGAACATTTTCTACGGCATCGAGTCCCACCGCTGTATCCAGATGACGCCAGTCGTCCGGTGCAACGAGCGGTGTGTCTTCTGCTGGCGCGATCACAACGGCCACGCCTACGAACTGGACGACGTCGAGTGGGACGACCCCGAAGCGGTGGTCGACGCCTCGATCAAACTCCAGAAGAAACTGCTCTCGGGCTTCGGCGGCAACGAGGAGGTTCCCCGCGAGGTCTTCGAGCAGGCGATGGAACCGCGCCACGTCGCCATCAGCCTCGACGGCGAGCCGACGCTGTATCCCTACCTGCCCGAACTCATTGAGGCCTTCCACGACCGCGACATCACCACCTTCCTCGTCTCGAATGGCACCCGTCCCGAGGTGCTCCGTGAATGCGACCCCACCCAGCTGTACGTCAGCGTCGACGCCCCCGAACGCCACACCTTCGATCAGGTCGTCGGCGCGATGGAAGACGACGCCTGGGAGAAGCTGCTCGAGACGATGGCCGTCCTCGCCGAAAAAGACGAGACCCGCACCGTTATCCGGACGACGCTCGTCGACGGCGAAAACATGCACCACCCCGACTGGTACGCCGGCTTCTACCAGCAGGCCGATCCCGACTTCATCGAACTGAAAGCCTACATGCACGTCGGGCACTCACGGGGCCGCCTCGACCGCTCGTCGATGCCCGACCACGAGGACGTCATCGAGTTCGCTGAGAAAGTCACGGAGCACATGCCCGAGTTCGACGAGGTCATGGGCGTCCCGGCATCGCGCGTCGCGTTGCTCTCGAAGACCACGGACACGTGGGTGCCGAAACTGAAAAAGGGCAGCGAGTTCTGGAATCGAGACCCTGTGACCGGCGAGTAA
- a CDS encoding PstS family phosphate ABC transporter substrate-binding protein has translation MADNQFGPSADGVSRRKFIAATGALGSMAAAGCLGNASEGSSDTEPLTADGSSTVYPITNDADSLWNGNPPADDQEYWGPGQYDIDTDQNLADYWAGLYGFEPTEERSVPPFPTQVALSHSGTGVEGVINERVDIGDASSTAESILGSDHEELDNIVDHVVAVDGQPIVVSREIYDAGVTQVTGDELRAIYKGELTNWSELGGPDKEIYAIGRAEDSGTDTAFRSNLYGDPEEPIDPDTRKGQNQQVATLVEQNDNAIAYIALAFVEPDGATPPIGLELDGTLYEYGTNLGAKEYPLSRDLHCYTYDGTDKRESAFINMILSEFGQTNFVEPNNYFKLPPERREEERGKLADQA, from the coding sequence ATGGCAGACAACCAGTTCGGGCCCTCTGCTGACGGGGTATCGCGACGGAAGTTCATCGCTGCGACCGGCGCTCTTGGATCGATGGCAGCCGCCGGCTGTCTCGGGAACGCAAGCGAGGGGAGCAGCGACACTGAACCGCTGACGGCTGACGGCTCGTCGACCGTTTACCCGATCACCAATGACGCTGATTCGCTCTGGAACGGGAACCCGCCGGCAGACGACCAGGAGTACTGGGGGCCGGGCCAGTACGATATCGACACGGATCAAAACCTCGCAGACTACTGGGCTGGCCTCTACGGGTTCGAACCAACCGAAGAGCGCAGCGTCCCGCCGTTCCCGACGCAGGTCGCGTTGAGCCACTCCGGGACGGGTGTCGAGGGAGTCATCAACGAACGCGTCGATATCGGTGACGCGAGTTCGACGGCCGAATCCATCCTCGGATCCGACCACGAGGAACTGGACAACATCGTTGACCACGTCGTTGCTGTCGACGGCCAGCCGATCGTCGTGAGCCGCGAGATCTACGACGCAGGCGTCACGCAGGTCACTGGCGACGAACTCCGCGCGATTTACAAAGGAGAGCTCACGAACTGGAGCGAACTCGGCGGCCCGGACAAGGAGATCTACGCGATCGGTCGTGCGGAAGACTCCGGGACCGACACCGCGTTCCGCAGCAATCTCTACGGTGACCCCGAGGAACCGATCGATCCCGACACCCGAAAGGGGCAAAACCAGCAGGTCGCGACCCTCGTCGAGCAAAACGACAACGCGATCGCGTACATCGCACTCGCGTTCGTCGAACCCGACGGTGCGACCCCGCCGATCGGCCTCGAGCTGGACGGCACCCTCTACGAGTACGGCACGAACCTCGGTGCAAAGGAATATCCGCTCAGCCGGGACCTTCACTGCTATACTTACGATGGAACTGACAAACGCGAGAGCGCCTTTATCAACATGATCCTCTCGGAGTTCGGGCAGACGAACTTCGTCGAACCGAACAACTACTTCAAACTCCCACCGGAGCGTCGCGAGGAGGAACGAGGAAAGCTGGCAGACCAGGCCTGA
- the pstC gene encoding phosphate ABC transporter permease subunit PstC has translation MSQAASQTSRRTLSLVRTAMDLDRPSLLLVTAQILLIIGTFAGFVIQSTWTMLLLYGFLLAAGIGWVTRQALTAKVVTFLMTAATLSTLGLIGVFLILEAIPVVRHAGLDLIWPFGSNEWSSTQGQFSLVPMIWGTLLTTVVAIVIAAPFGVAGALFISEIAPDWLREIVKPAVELLAGVPSIVYGFIGFTVINPYVGNLLSINPGALFAIGLVIGFMALPTVISVAEDALSAVPESMKDGSMAMGATDWQTMKSVSIPTAFSGISAAVLLGVGRAIGETMAATVMISHSRRLPKPELYNAFDSTETLTTLIAASYGHVTPGELFWSALFAAGVLLMVIVTGLGIVSELVEQRMHRKLRGGQ, from the coding sequence ATGTCACAAGCGGCATCACAGACATCGCGCCGGACGCTGTCGCTGGTTCGAACAGCGATGGACTTAGACCGGCCGAGTCTGCTCCTTGTGACGGCACAGATACTGTTGATCATCGGGACGTTCGCCGGATTCGTCATCCAATCGACGTGGACGATGCTACTCCTGTACGGCTTCCTGTTGGCCGCCGGCATCGGCTGGGTGACTCGGCAGGCACTCACTGCGAAGGTGGTGACGTTTCTGATGACTGCCGCAACGCTCTCGACGCTCGGCCTCATCGGGGTGTTTCTGATCCTCGAGGCGATTCCGGTGGTTCGCCACGCTGGGCTCGACCTCATCTGGCCGTTCGGCTCGAACGAATGGAGTTCGACGCAGGGGCAGTTCTCGCTCGTTCCGATGATCTGGGGGACGCTGCTCACGACGGTCGTCGCGATCGTAATCGCGGCCCCGTTTGGCGTCGCTGGGGCGCTCTTCATCAGCGAGATCGCACCCGATTGGCTGCGTGAAATCGTCAAGCCAGCCGTCGAGTTGTTGGCAGGTGTGCCGTCGATCGTGTACGGCTTCATCGGGTTTACGGTCATCAACCCCTACGTCGGCAATCTGTTGTCGATCAATCCGGGCGCGCTGTTCGCCATCGGACTCGTGATCGGCTTTATGGCGCTTCCGACGGTCATCTCCGTGGCCGAAGACGCCCTCTCGGCGGTCCCGGAGTCGATGAAAGACGGCTCGATGGCGATGGGTGCGACGGACTGGCAGACGATGAAAAGCGTCTCCATTCCGACCGCGTTCTCCGGTATCTCCGCGGCTGTTCTGCTGGGGGTTGGCCGAGCCATCGGTGAGACCATGGCCGCGACGGTGATGATCTCACACAGCCGTCGATTGCCTAAACCGGAGCTGTACAACGCCTTCGACAGCACGGAAACGCTGACGACGCTGATCGCTGCCAGTTACGGACACGTCACGCCGGGTGAGTTGTTCTGGAGTGCGCTGTTCGCCGCTGGCGTTCTCCTGATGGTCATCGTCACTGGACTCGGTATCGTCTCGGAACTCGTCGAACAGCGAATGCATCGGAAACTGCGGGGTGGACAATGA